The Meiothermus ruber DSM 1279 genome includes the window CCCCGACCCCACCATCAAGCGGGAACGCATTGTGCTGCAGGGCGATATCCCCAGCCCCATCAACCCTCCTTCGGGCTGTGTTTTCCGCACCCGCTGCCGCTACGCCATCGCCGAGTGCGCCAACACCGTGCCGGAGCTCAAGGAGGTCGCTCCCGGCCACTTCAAGGCCTGCATCCGCGACGATATCCCCGGCCTGAGCTAAGCGCCACTGGCGAAAAGAGCGCCCCATTGGGGCGCTCTTTTCACTTGAAGGCTTGATAAGCTTCCTCTCATCCCGCTGGGCGAGGGGAATGCTTTACTAGGCCCATGCGCAAACAACTGCTGATAGGAACGATGGCGCTGCTGGGTGTGGTGCAGGCACAGGAAGCCCTGGTGTACAGGGGTTTTGCCGAGCTGCGGCAGCCGCAAACCCTACCGCCCAACGAATGGGTCTGGGAGCCCGGCGAGGCTTTGTTTCAGAGTTTGGTGCCGGGCACCCTGCGCTTGATTGGGGTGGTCGAACAGTCGCGGCGTGTGCAGGTGGCGGCCCAGCCGAACCCCCTGCAGGCCTACGTGGGCAAGGAGGTGCAGTTTTACTGGGAGGGCCAGTGGCGCAGGGCCACTTTGGTGAGCGCCGAGCGGAATCTGTACCTGTATGAGGGCCGCTACCTGGTGGGGCTGCCCGGTACGGTGGCCTACCCTGATCCCAGTGGGTTTAGCGCGGCGCCGGGCCCCAGGGTTACCTTCCGCTACCAGGGGGTAGGGGCGGCCACGCTGGCCTACCTGACTCGAGCCCTCACCTGGAGCCTGCGCTACACCCTCGAGGACGGCGAACTCACGGGCTGGGCCACCCTGAACAACGCGCTGGGCCACTCCGTGCGCTTGGGCCGAACCGAGCTGGTGGCCGGGAGCGTGCCCTTGCTGGAGGGGGGGTTCAGCGTACCGGCCTCCCGCCCCGAGGCCCGGATGCTGCAGGCCGCCCCTGCCATGGCCGACGCTACAGAAGCAGAGTTTGTGGGAGAGGCGGCCGGCACCTACCGCTACCGCCTGCCCGGGGAGGTGGCCCTCGAGCCCGGCCTGACCGAGCTGCCCTTTATCCGGGCCAGAGTACAGCCGGTGTATTTGTGGCGCTTGCAAACGGGTTTTAGCACCGAGCGGGAGCTGGCTTTCATGCGGGGTTTCCGCTTCGTGGCACCAGAAAACCTGGCTGCCGGGGTGGTGAGCATCCGCGAGCAGGGGGTGTTTGTGGGGCAGGCCGGCACCAGCGATACCGCCAAAGGCAACAACGTGACCTTGATGCTGGGCCCCGATCCCGAGGGCCGGGCCACCCGGCAGGTGGAGCAGCAGGCCCGCAACCGCTTCCGTGTGACCACCAGCGTGCGCAACCCCAAGCCGTATCCGGTGGAGGTCGAAATTCAAGAGGCGATGCCCCAGCCCTTTACGCTGGAAGGGGAAGGCCTCGAGCGCACCCCCGAGGGCTACCGCATCCGCTTTACCCTGGCCCCAGGCCAGAGCCGCTCGTATGTCTATACCCTCACCCTGCAACAGCGTTAGGTGTTTTAAGGGTATGTACTTCGCACTGACCCGCGGGTCAGGTAGAGTATGGGGGTGACAACCGACCTGCTCTATCAACTCCGTTTTCTGTCCGATCTGACCGAAGGCCCTGCTGGCAAGCCGCTTTTTGTCTACACCGACATCGAGCGGCCCGAAAAAGACCCGCCCCGCTACCGCAGCCGCCTGGCTACCTGGGATGGGGGGCTGCGTTTTTTAACCCAGGGCGAGGCCAAAGCGCCCTTCTGGCGTGGTGAGTACATCTACTTCACCCGCAAGGTGGACAAGGCCAGCCAGCTTTTTCGCCTGCCCCTGTCGGGCGGTGAGGCCGAGCAGGTGACCCAGCTCAAGGCCGGCATCGAGGGCTATAAGGTAAGCCCGGATGGCCGCCGAATCGCTTTGCTGACCCGGGGGGAGTACGAGCCCCCCAAACCCGATGCACCCCGCATCTACGAGACCTGGCCGGTGAAGTTTGATGGCAGGGGCCTGCTGCCGGGGCAGCCCAGGGAGCTCTGGCTGTGGGAGGATGGGCAGGCCAAACCCTTGGTCAAACTGGCCCAGGATGTGGAAGATGTGGCGTGGAGCCCGGCGGGCGACGGGCTGTATTTTACGGCCTCGAGCGCGCCGCAGGAGCGCTGGGGCTGGATCCAGCGGGCCTACCACGTGGGTCTGGACGGCCAGGTTAACGAGCTGTTCGGGGGTGTGGGGCCCATCGTCGGTCTGGAGCCCACCCCCGACGGCGGCCTGGTCTACCTGGCCCACGCCTGGGAGCGGGGGGGTGGCACGGAACACAAGCTGCACTACCGCAGCGCGGATGGACAGGTGCGTGTGCTGGCCCAGGGTTCTTTTTTGAACTCGGTTAACTCGGATGTGCGCATCGGCGCGGGAACCCAGACCCCCAGGATGGGGCCCGATGGGCGGATTTATGTGGTGGTCACCCAGGAGGGCTCGGCCCGTCTCTTGGCGGTGACGCTCGAGGGCCAGGCTGAGTGGGTGAGCCCGGCCACGCTCAACACCCTGGGCTTTGCCTTCTGCGACCACAGGCTCTACACCCTTTCGGAAGACCATACCCACGGGGCCCGCCTCACCTGTGGGGACGAGGTGCTTTATGACCCCAACGCCGAGGCGCTGCCCAGCCTGCCCACCCCCCTCGAGGTGCGCTACAAGGCCCCGGAAGGCCATACCGTGCAGGGCTGGGTGCTGCTTCCGGAAGGGCCCGGCCCCCATCCGGTGATTCTGTACATCCACGGGGGCCCCCACACGGCCTTCGGCAACGCACTGATGCTCCAGCTCCAGCTCTTCCGCGCCGCCGGTTTCGCAGTGGCCTACTGCAACCCCCGGGGTTCCACCGGCTACGGGCAGGACTACACCGACCTGGGCCGGCGCTGGGGGGATATTGACGAGCAAGACCTGCTGGGCTTTTTAGACCACGTGCTGGGCCGGTTTCCCCTGGATGCTAACCGTGTTGCAGTGGCCGGGGGGTCGTATGGGGGTTACATGACCAACTGGCTCACCGCCCGCCACCCCGAGCGCTTCAGGGCCGCCGTTACCGACCGGAGCATCTGCAACTGGACGAGCTTTTATGGCGCCGCCGATATTGGGCCGCGCTTCACCTACCTTCAGCTTGGGGCCAGGCCCTGGGAGAACCCCGAGGTGTTGTGGCAAAAAAGCCCGCTCTCGCTGGCCCATCGGGTACAAACTCCTACTCTGGTGGTGCACTCCGAGCAAGACCACCGCTGCCCCATCGACCAGGGTGAGACCTGGTATACGGTGCTTCTGCAAAGGGGTGTGCCCACCCGGTTCTTTAGGGTGCCCGAGGAGGGGCATGAACTGAGCCGCTCCGGACGGCCCGACCGCCGCATAGCCCGGCTGGAGGCTTACCTGGAGTGGTTTAAGAAGTATCTGTGAGCTAAAGGGCTTGAAGGGCCGGCTGAGGCCGGCCCCGGTTATTTTCTGGGATGGCTGCACCTCAAAAAGCAAAGATCGCTTCCGCTGTTTCCGGCGGCCTCGCAAATCGACCCCGCAAGGCCTCTTGAGCAGAGCACCGACCTATCCAAAAAGAAAAAAGGCGGGCTGGCCCGCCTTTCAAGCGCTTTGCGATTAGGCTTTAGAGGTATCCATGGCCTCGGGGATGACCCCGTAGGTCTCTTCGTAGCGCTGGATGTTTTCGGCCAGGCTACGCAGCAGGGCCTTGGCGTGCTGGGGGCTGGTGATAATCCGGCTGGTCACCACCGCCACCACCTGATTGGGCTGTCCGCCGGGCTGCATCAGGGCAAAGTCGAGGTAGAACTCGTTTTTCTGATGGGAGAAGATGGCAAAGTTGGCGTATTTGCCAAGGGCGGTTTCGCGGTCAATGTCTACGCGCAGCTCGGGTACCTGTGAAACTTCACTCACGATAAAGCCTCCTGGAGGCGTGGAATACTTTTCTTGAGCTGGAAGCGCACCCGACCCAGGCTTTGCATGGAGTCTATCAGCACGACCAGCAGGTATCCACCCTCGAGCGGAACCAGCAACACTGGCCCCTCGGGGTACTCTACCATGACTTCCTCCACCTCGCCGCGCTCGAGCTCCTGTGACAGAGCTCGAGCCGAGGCCAGCGCGGTGGAGGCTGCACTGCCGAGGAAGTCGATGTCCGGGGCCTGCTCGGCGCGCAGACTCTCTACCACAAAGCCGTCCTCAGCGACCAATGCCGATGCCACGACCCCCTTGGTGGCCTGGAGTTCTCCGATTACCTCTTGAATCATAGCTTGACCCCTAAATTGTTTGCGATAAACGCGTAGCCAGGCGTGATAGCTCGGCACCGATGTTTTTGCGGTCGGCCCCCCGCTCGACGATAGCGCCTAGGCAGTAACCGTTAAAAACCACCACCAACACCTCGCGGTGCTCGGTAGCGATGGTGAAGCGCTTGAGTTCGCCGCCCAGGCTTTGGGCCAGGACGCGGCTGGCCCTGGCCAAGGTTGCCAGTTCGGCGGCCAGCAGTTCGGGCTCCGGTGTGTTCTTGCCGACGCTTTCGATCACCAGGCCGTCCTGGCTTACCAGAACAGCCTGGCGTGCGCCCAGCGGTACCAGGCTCTCGAGCATTTTCATGCCAGCCCCCCGCTATCATTCCAGACCATACGGCACCTAGCCTAACATAGTCCCAGCCGGGCTTCTGCGCAATTGCACATACGCATGAAAAGAAGCCCATCGAACGCGGCTCAGAACTATAGGTAGCCCCGGCGGTTTTCCAGCGCCCGGGCCAGGGTCACTTCGTCGGCGTACTCGAGGCTGCCCCCTACCGGGAGGCCATAGGCCAGCCGGGTTGGGCGGATGTTGTGCTGGCTCAGGCGTTCGGCCAGATAGCCTGCGGTGGCCTCGCCCTCGACGGTCATGCCGGTGGCCAGGATCACTTCGTTGACCCCCTCGAGCCGGGCAAAGAGCTTTTCCAGGTAAAGCTGCTCTGGCCCAATTCCCTCCAGGGGGTTGAGCGCGCCCCCCAGCACATGGTAAAGGCCGCTGTACTCCCCGCTGCGCTCGATGGCCATCAGATCCGAGATGGTCTCGACCACGCAGATGACCGTCCTGTCCCGCTCGGGGTCGGCGCAGATCGGGCACAACTCGTCTTCGGCCAGGTTGCCGCAGACCGGGCAAGGGTGCAGGGCTTGTGCGGCCTGTAGGCTGCTTAAAAGCTCTGCGGACGCATCGGGGTTTTGCACCAGGTATAGGCCCAGTTTTTGCGCACTCTTAGGCCCTACCCCCGGCAGACCTGCTAGGGCGCGAACGAGCTTGAGGAGTCTTTCGGGGTAGCGCATAGGTGTCTGCCGTTGAAAACCGTCTGGTGCTGGCGCAGGCTGGCGGCAAGTTTAGAACATGTTGCCGAGCATACTGCCGATCCCGCCCAGCTCGCGGCTCATCTCTTTTTCCGAAAGGTCGTGGGCTTTTTTCTGGGCGTCCTGAATGGCAACCAGGAGGAGATCCTCGAGGGCCTCGAGGTCGTCTTTATCGAGGGCCTCGGGCTTCAGCTTGACAGCCTGAATCTGGCCGTGACCGTTGGAGGTCACCTCTACCAGGCCTCCGCCTGCGCTGCCCACCACCGTCATCTGACCCAGGCGCTCCTGAACTTCTGCAGCTTTCCTCTGGGCTTTTTGGGCCTCCTTCATGAGTTTTTGTATGTTCATCTAGTTCCTCCAAACAACCCCCCCATTATCGCACCTAAAGGGGCCTTGGTGTAGCTGGGTTGGGGTGTGGGCTTTTAGCTGGACTGCGGCTCGATCTTCGGTTGAGGGATTCCCCCCCGCAGCATCACGGTAAAGGCCACCACAAACACCGTAAAGCCCGACAAGCACAAGACGGCCAGCACCCCCAGGCGCGGCTCCAACAGCCCGGCCAGCAGCGTGCCCATCAGCACGGCGCTTTGCATGGTGGCACCAAAAGCGGCCATGATGCGCCCGCGCAGCTCGGCGGGGGCTGAAAGCTGGATAATCGAGCGGGCCGGGACGATGAACATGGTATTGAGCAGACCCATCAGCACCATGACCACACCGGCCCAGATGGGGTTGGGGAAGAGGCCCAGGGAAGCAAACACAAGCCCCCACAGGGCCAGGCTTCTAACAAACACCACCTCCCGCGTCCAGCGCTTAATCAGCGGCATGGTCACCCACAGCCCCAGCACAGCCCCGGCGGCCATCAGGGCCTCGAGGACGCCAAAGCCCTGCACGCCAATCTTCAGGGCCTCCACCGCATACACAATGCCCAGGGCGCCCTCTACCGAGCCAAACGCAGCGGCCAGGGCCAAAGTGCCGATGGTTCGGCTAAGAACGGGGTTTTGCCACAACGGGCGCAGGCCTTCGGCCACGGCCTGAAAATAATTGCTCCTGCCGGCCTTACCCGCCAGGGAGGGAAGCAGGGCCAGCAACCCCGCGGCCAGCAGGTGCGAAGCGGTGTTGATCCAGAAGGCCGGCGCCGGGCCCACACCGGCCACCAGCACGCCCGCTAATG containing:
- a CDS encoding DUF4139 domain-containing protein, translating into MRKQLLIGTMALLGVVQAQEALVYRGFAELRQPQTLPPNEWVWEPGEALFQSLVPGTLRLIGVVEQSRRVQVAAQPNPLQAYVGKEVQFYWEGQWRRATLVSAERNLYLYEGRYLVGLPGTVAYPDPSGFSAAPGPRVTFRYQGVGAATLAYLTRALTWSLRYTLEDGELTGWATLNNALGHSVRLGRTELVAGSVPLLEGGFSVPASRPEARMLQAAPAMADATEAEFVGEAAGTYRYRLPGEVALEPGLTELPFIRARVQPVYLWRLQTGFSTERELAFMRGFRFVAPENLAAGVVSIREQGVFVGQAGTSDTAKGNNVTLMLGPDPEGRATRQVEQQARNRFRVTTSVRNPKPYPVEVEIQEAMPQPFTLEGEGLERTPEGYRIRFTLAPGQSRSYVYTLTLQQR
- a CDS encoding S9 family peptidase; the protein is MTTDLLYQLRFLSDLTEGPAGKPLFVYTDIERPEKDPPRYRSRLATWDGGLRFLTQGEAKAPFWRGEYIYFTRKVDKASQLFRLPLSGGEAEQVTQLKAGIEGYKVSPDGRRIALLTRGEYEPPKPDAPRIYETWPVKFDGRGLLPGQPRELWLWEDGQAKPLVKLAQDVEDVAWSPAGDGLYFTASSAPQERWGWIQRAYHVGLDGQVNELFGGVGPIVGLEPTPDGGLVYLAHAWERGGGTEHKLHYRSADGQVRVLAQGSFLNSVNSDVRIGAGTQTPRMGPDGRIYVVVTQEGSARLLAVTLEGQAEWVSPATLNTLGFAFCDHRLYTLSEDHTHGARLTCGDEVLYDPNAEALPSLPTPLEVRYKAPEGHTVQGWVLLPEGPGPHPVILYIHGGPHTAFGNALMLQLQLFRAAGFAVAYCNPRGSTGYGQDYTDLGRRWGDIDEQDLLGFLDHVLGRFPLDANRVAVAGGSYGGYMTNWLTARHPERFRAAVTDRSICNWTSFYGAADIGPRFTYLQLGARPWENPEVLWQKSPLSLAHRVQTPTLVVHSEQDHRCPIDQGETWYTVLLQRGVPTRFFRVPEEGHELSRSGRPDRRIARLEAYLEWFKKYL
- a CDS encoding DUF3467 domain-containing protein — protein: MSEVSQVPELRVDIDRETALGKYANFAIFSHQKNEFYLDFALMQPGGQPNQVVAVVTSRIITSPQHAKALLRSLAENIQRYEETYGVIPEAMDTSKA
- a CDS encoding roadblock/LC7 domain-containing protein: MIQEVIGELQATKGVVASALVAEDGFVVESLRAEQAPDIDFLGSAASTALASARALSQELERGEVEEVMVEYPEGPVLLVPLEGGYLLVVLIDSMQSLGRVRFQLKKSIPRLQEALS
- a CDS encoding roadblock/LC7 domain-containing protein → MKMLESLVPLGARQAVLVSQDGLVIESVGKNTPEPELLAAELATLARASRVLAQSLGGELKRFTIATEHREVLVVVFNGYCLGAIVERGADRKNIGAELSRLATRLSQTI
- the recR gene encoding recombination mediator RecR, giving the protein MRYPERLLKLVRALAGLPGVGPKSAQKLGLYLVQNPDASAELLSSLQAAQALHPCPVCGNLAEDELCPICADPERDRTVICVVETISDLMAIERSGEYSGLYHVLGGALNPLEGIGPEQLYLEKLFARLEGVNEVILATGMTVEGEATAGYLAERLSQHNIRPTRLAYGLPVGGSLEYADEVTLARALENRRGYL
- a CDS encoding YbaB/EbfC family nucleoid-associated protein encodes the protein MNIQKLMKEAQKAQRKAAEVQERLGQMTVVGSAGGGLVEVTSNGHGQIQAVKLKPEALDKDDLEALEDLLLVAIQDAQKKAHDLSEKEMSRELGGIGSMLGNMF
- a CDS encoding MFS transporter, which produces MWNALQYPAFRWLFLSTLFSLAGSKIHRIALLFVAYQETQNAVWVSLILGAQFLASAVLGPLMGPLVDRYDRRSLMVISNLARAALVACIPLFAINSMPALMVISFLLAAFEAIYYSASNSAIPEMVPEPALDSANGLMMFVQRFSEIAFVALAGVLVAGVGPAPAFWINTASHLLAAGLLALLPSLAGKAGRSNYFQAVAEGLRPLWQNPVLSRTIGTLALAAAFGSVEGALGIVYAVEALKIGVQGFGVLEALMAAGAVLGLWVTMPLIKRWTREVVFVRSLALWGLVFASLGLFPNPIWAGVVMVLMGLLNTMFIVPARSIIQLSAPAELRGRIMAAFGATMQSAVLMGTLLAGLLEPRLGVLAVLCLSGFTVFVVAFTVMLRGGIPQPKIEPQSS